In the Pogona vitticeps strain Pit_001003342236 chromosome 2, PviZW2.1, whole genome shotgun sequence genome, aggaaaaaaagagagataaagaaaactccagcttctccttctgaTCACCTTGACACAGTCCACCCAGAGCAGAAACAAAGTCAATgcatagaaaaaggaaagagcatCACGATGCACAGTGATTGCACTAAACCCCTGAGAGGTGAGAGACAATACAAATGCttacagtgtggaaagagcttcagtcagaaaagTACCCTTTgttctcatcaaagaactcacactggggagaaaccatataaatgtatggaatgtggaaagtgcttcagtcagagcagtaacctCGGTTCCCatcgaagaactcacactggggagaaaccatataaatgtatggaatgtgaaaagtgcttcagtcagagaAGTAGCCTCAGTTCCcaccaaagaactcacactggggagaaaaagtatcaatgcatggaatgtggaaagaactttagtgAGAGCAGTCACTTTAGTTcacatctaagaattcacacaggggagaaaccatataaatgcctggaatgtggaaagaccttcagtgAACACAGTAGCCTTCGtaaacatgaaagaattcacactggggagaaaccttataaatgcatggaatgtggaaagagcttcagtgaaagCAGTACCCTtagatcacatcaaagaactcacactggggagaaaccatttaaatgcatggaatgtggaaagagcttcagtcacagtatatccctgagttcacatcaaagaactcacactggggagaaaccatataaatgcatggaatgtggaaaaagcttcagtgaaagcagtcgcctgagttcccatcaaagaacgcacactggggagaaaccatataaatgcatggaatgtgcaaagagcttcagtcagagcagtcactTTAAGGcacatctaagaattcacacaggggagaaactatataaatgtatggaatgtggaaagagcttcagtcacaactTTAAcctcagttcacatcaaaga is a window encoding:
- the LOC110070971 gene encoding uncharacterized protein LOC110070971, translated to MHSDCTKPLRGERQYKCLQCGKSFSQKSTLCSHQRTHTGEKPYKCMECGKCFSQSSNLGSHRRTHTGEKPYKCMECEKCFSQRSSLSSHQRTHTGEKKYQCMECGKNFSESSHFSSHLRIHTGEKPYKCLECGKTFSEHSSLRKHERIHTGEKPYKCMECGKSFSESSTLRSHQRTHTGEKPFKCMECGKSFSHSISLSSHQRTHTGEKPYKCMECGKSFSESSRLSSHQRTHTGEKPYKCMECAKSFSQSSHFKAHLRIHTGEKLYKCMECGKSFSHNFNLSSHQRTHTGEKPYKCMECGKCFSHSRSLNSHLSIHTGEKPYKCMECGKSFIESSHFSSHHRTHTGEKPYKCMECGKSFSDHSSLRKHERIHTGEKPYKCLECGKNFSQSSTLRSHQRTHTGEKPFKCLECGKSFSHSSSLSSHQRTHTGEKPYKCVECGKSFSGRSRFRKHERIHTGEKPFECMECGKSFSESSTLRSHQRTHTGEKPYKCMECGKSFSQSNSLRLHQRTHTLETI